Below is a window of Anomaloglossus baeobatrachus isolate aAnoBae1 chromosome 8, aAnoBae1.hap1, whole genome shotgun sequence DNA.
AGCCACCCCTACTCTGTTATATTTTATGATACCCCTTTAACTGCGGAACCACCCCTACTCTGTTGTATTTCCTGATACCCCTTTAACTGTGGAACCATCCCTACTCTGATTTATTTTTTGATAGTCCTTTAACTGCAGAGCCACCCCTACTCTACTGTATTTCCTGATACCCTTTAACTGTGGAGACACCCCTACTATTGCTGTATTTTCTAATACCCCTTTAATTACGGCGCCACCCCTACTCTGCTGTATTTTCTGATACCCCTTTCACTGCGGACCCAATCCTACTTTGCTGTATTTTCCGATACCCCTTTAACTACTGAGTCACCCCTACTCTTTTGTATTTTCTTATACCCCTGTAACTACTGAGTCACCCCTACTCTGCTGTATTTTCTTATACCCCTTTAACTACTGAGTCACCCCTACTCTGCTGTATTTTCTTATACCCCTTTAACTACTGAGTCACCCCTACTCTGCTGTATTTTCTTATACCCCTTTAACTACTGAGTCACCCCTACTCTGCTGTATTTTCTTATACCCCTTACCTGCGGAGTCATCCCTACTCTGCTGTATTTTCTGATACCATTTGGCTGCGGAGCCACCCCTACTCTGCCGTATTTTCTGATACCCCTTTAACTGCGGAGGCACCCCTACTCTGCTGTATTTCCTGATACCCCTTTAACTACTGAGTCACCCCTACTCTGCTGTATTTTCTTATACCCCTTTAACTACTGAGTCACCCCTACTCTGCTGTATTTTCTTATACCCCTTACCTGCGGAGTCATCCCTACTCTGCTGTATTTTCTGATACCCATTTGGCTGCGGAGCCACCCCTACTCTGCCGTATTTTCTGATACCCCTTTAACTGCGGAGGCACCCCTACTCTGCTGTATTTCCTGATACCCCTTTAACTACAGAGTCACCCCTACTCTGCTGTATTTTCTGATACCCCTTTACCTGCGGAGCCACCCCTACTCTGCTGTATTTTCTTATACCCCTTACCTGCGGAGTCATCCCTACTCTGCTGTATTTTCTGATACCATTTGGCTGCGGAGCCACCCCTACTCTGCCGTATTTTCTGATACCCCTTTAACTGCGGAGGCACCCCTACTCTGCTGTATTTCCTGATACCCCTTTAACTACTGAGTCACCCCTACTCTGCTGTATTTTCTGATACCCCTTTACCTGCGGAGCCACCCCTACTCTGCTGTATTTTCTTATACCCCTTACCTGCGGAGCCACCCCTACTCTGCTGTATTTTCTGATACCCCTTTAGCTGCGGAGCCACTCCTACTCAGCGGAGCCATATACTGCAGCCATGCAGTCATATTTTGCACCATTTTGAGGTCCTGTAAGATGACGCCTCTTAGTGAGACGAGACCCCCCTACAGACAAACATCAGGAGACCTCCACAGACCTTTATTCGTCTACACATTTGGTCTCCAGACAGCAGATGACTGACAGATCGCTATATCTGACCCGCTCAGTGGAGATGATCTCATAAAACGTGAAAGCAGAGATTTAATGAGGTGCAGCCAACACAGCCTATAACAGGGGGCTATAAATCCGCAGACTGCACTGGGACTCCCAGTTTAGTAAATGTCAGGACAAAACTCATAGACACTTGCAAGGTTTTAAGGCTTGTTAACTTAATATGTCTGCAGGGAAGAAGGGCGGCCATGGTGGCTGTGGGGCGGGTGCTGTGTGGCTGTCTTTGGTGGTCGTCCATTGCTACTACTGTAATGCATTGGTTTATGAAATCCTAATCCAGTCGTAGACTTTATGGTCAAAACAACACtaaggagcaaaagggtaacaatgtttttcccttttgattttcaggctccatatctcaccatcctctacagctttgagcgtgaggcgACCTTCatattatagacaatcatcttggctatctcacacataaatgtgacttgcagctgtttcgcatatgattagttatgcagattctcctcatgtcactgcattgttactgttttgctcctaaaaatctaaatttaaatttttatcattttgttagtattttgtaaatccacctttggctttcatcactgcctgaatccttctgggctcttgtTCAGATTCAAGCAGGTGtccaccgaaatctgatcccaggtctcttctccacgttcccagtgttggtgtatactggtcaggtctcttctccacgttcccagtgttggtgtatactggtcaggtctcttctccacgttcccagtattggtgtatactgatcaggtctcttctccatgttcccagtgttggtgtatactggtcaggtctcttctccatgttcccagtgttggtgtatactggtcaggtctcttctccatgttcccagtgttggtgtatactggtcaggtctcttctacacgttcccagtgttggtgtatactgatcaggtctcttctccatgttcccagtgttggtgtatactggtcaggtctcttctccacgttcccagtgttggtgtatactgatcaggtctcttctccatgttcccagtgttggtgtatactggtcaggtctcttctccacgttcccagtgttggtgtatactggtcaggtctcttctccacgttcccagtgttggtgtatactgatcaggtctcttctccatgttcccagtgttggtgtatactggtcaggtctcttctccacgttcccagtgttggtgtatactggtcaggtctcttctccacgttcccagtgttggtgtatactggtcaggtctcttctacacattcccagtgttggtgtatactggtcaggtctcttctccatgttcccagtgttggtgtatactggtcaggtctcttctccatgttcccagtgttggtgtatactggtcaggtctcttctccacgttcccagtgttggtgtatactggtcagatctcttctccatgttcccagtgttggtgtatactggtcaggtctcttctccatgttcccagtgttggtgtatactggtcagatctcttctccatgttcccagtgttggtgtatactggtcaggtctcttctacacgttcccagtgttggtgtatactggtcagtgtcatgccttcatagaaatgcatataattattttattatgccaagtaataagattacatttagtaattgacattgatactgtccacttgtccagtgatatccaacagcgccatctgttgacaatgttgtcttactgcagttagtttaatgtttcactggttactgtgcaatgaaaattgtcctaccaaggcttatgtagttacccatcagaccttgcataggctctgccccttcttcttcagcagccatttcagttacatgaacacacacattctgcatgctgaatatctctccagatctctgctccttatgtttgcctctacatagcacagtcggtgagttatgatcccctggttagggctcatcaaaattataatgtagttggtctgttctgcaagtattatcctgtcattagctaatatgtattcgccatgtagtgcatttaccctgcatgtcctgtatcaaatggaatgctatgtaactcagatatgttgtatgttgtacttagtattttcatttatttcttgtagttttacactgatctcattaataaaagttgtaaaggacccccagcgtccgagtcaatgcattgatgggaaagagttaagctgtctgtcaactcgtcttccaacgcacagattgagggtgccagaacagtaaaacgactgctattaacggggttgaagcatagacgccgacttctatcagagagcagtcaagccgcatacagacaccatgtcagatagaggatctgaagtttatgtaacacgctcccatgtaagctcgtcagcttcaaggaagtctgtgagcagcgctgcaattgccaccgccagggcgaaagcggaagccgccaaagtgagagctgcctttgctgaacaagagttgaaattaaagacagaaaaagcacgtctagaagccgaccttgcaaaacttgctgtagacacagaagcagcagcagcagaagctgaagtacaggctttagaagaagcagcacgcagcgacagtaaaagtttcaggttaaggctcggacccgaactcagtcatcgggatatctcacaacgcacttcAGACTACGTACTACAGCATACCGCATCAGACGACCAtctacattcagctccaagagagagacttaatcctgccatccagccatcaaccttcattcaacaaacatcccatgttaagcatgaaggtaattccgtccacctaacaccatcagtgtcacctgcacccaagtttgtagattcctaTTACACAGCGAACCGTCCCAAAATGGAGGACCCCGATGGCGACTATCATAGCGACAACGTATTTGATggcaacaataactcactgggacctcatcatagcaacatgtatcaggaccaccctctcagaaatcaagagctaccagatttcctcaagttcttcgcacgccgtgagttactcaccaaaggtcttttaaagtttaacgaccgtcctgaaagttacagagcgtggagagcttccttcagaaacgccacggccggcctggacatctctgccaatgaagagatcgatctcttggtcaagtggctaggaaacgaatcagcagaacatgcaaaacgcatcagggatatcagcatcaaccacccgagcaaaggtttgtgcctgttatgggagagacttgatgagtgctatggctcttcagagaggatagaagaatccctcttcaaaaggttggaggactttcccaagatctctaataagagctttcacatgctaagagaattgagcgacctcttggtagaactccaagtcgccaagtttgaaggagacctgccaggcctcgcgtccctagatgcagccagaggtattaaacccatagtgaataagttgccttacagtctgcaagagaaatggttgaaccggggttcagattacaaacaacgtcacaacgtgccgtttcctccattccatgtcttcgtagattttgtgcgccagcaagccaagatcaggaatgatcccagctttgacctttccaccgcagatcccatcaactcacgaacaggtaagcctgctccagtacgcaaccctcgaggctcacctatcactgtacacaaaactaatgtgtctgctacagattcatcacgcaagacccacagtacaacagaacctgaagggtcactaacaattgacccagacaaagagtgccccctacacaaaaggcctcacccactgcaacagtgcaggagttttagaggaaaatctcttaaagaccgtagaatcttcctcagagaaaacaacatatgttacagatgttgtgcatccacatctcacttagctagagactgcaatgccagtatcacttgttcggagtgtaacagtcaagagcacagcacagctctacacccaGAACCAGCCCCACAGAATTCCACGCACATCGACCGacttacagagcacggcggggaggagacagacagtactcctcctgaagtgtcaccccagtgcactcaaatttgtggagaaggtctcactaacaaatcctgctcaaagatctgtctggttacagtttaccctatgggctacagagaaaaagcggttaaactctatgctatactcgacgaccagagtaatagatcactcgccagctcagctttctttgacatctttggaatcaagggacttagctgctcctactcactgaaaacatgtacaggagtgagtgaagaatctggcaggagggcaacaggttatcaaatcgaatccctagatgggaagacatccttaccccttcctacattaatcgagtgcaatgccatcccgaacaatagagaagagatacccactccagaagcggcactacaccatccccatttgagaaacatagcgcatctcattcctgcacttaattcccaagccaagttggtccttttgctggggagagacatcatcagagttcacaaggtgaggaaacagataaacggtcctcataactcgccctacgctcagaagctagatctaggatgggtagttataggggacgtctgcctcGGAAAAGTTCCCAAGCCGAACAACATCCAATCTCTCTACACGAACACATTGGAGAGTGGCCGtccatcctttttcctaccctgccccaacaaattccCAGTGAAGGAAAATCTCACCAATTCAGCACACTTAGATGGTGGGAAAGACAGATACgccatggatgaattgtgcgacggagacaaagatcatctagggtgcgctgtctttcaaaagaccaaagaagattataaacgagcccattccattgaagatgagaccttcctggagataatggatcaaggatttcacaaggatgaaaacgacagctgggtggctccactaccattcaagccacaaagaccctgtcttcctaacaacaaagagatggcactaaagcgccttacctacttaaagccaagtttctcaaagaagccagaaatggaggtacatttctttgctttcatggacaaaatattcaaaataccaaccgaccaaaatcctgcagaccatgcgacCAGAGCGGTATCGGCACCACGCCTCAAAGACACTAACTGGCTAGTCAGGCCTGCATTTCTGTATCAACCAGTACCCACTGCTCACGAGACACATACACATGAACTCTTCGAACCAGAATCAGATGTAGAGCTACGGCCTCAAGTTTCCACACTTAGCACAACGATCACCAACAGGCACCTTGATTCTCGCCGCTTCCTCAGATTCTCTACCTGTAGATCGGCCTACAGAGCCTTGACTTGCCTGATCCATGTCATTagatcctttaaaaacagacagtcgagaccagctccatgcaaaggctggcatcgttgtcataaagcttacacagtagaagagctcacgcaagccaaacacgcaatcatctgttgtgtacagcatgaagcttatacccagactctagagtccctccggaaccacagaagtgtcccaaaagatagtccccttaaaaaactggacccgtttgtggatactcaaggactgctgagagtcgggggacgaatttcaaatgcaaagcttgaaaatgacgagtgtactccaatcattgttcctcatggccatgttgctttcctgctggttgagcattatcacgcacaggttagacatcaagggcgcttgataactgaaggagccctacgggaagcgggtttctggataacaggagctaagcgacttgtgagtagagtcatcttcaaatgtatcatctgcaggaaactccgtggttcttgtcaatcccaaaaaatggcagacctaccagcagaccgtttgagtaccgaacctccttttactaacgtgggcctcgatgtgtttggtccctggtcagttgtcacacgtcagactaggggaggacatgcaaacagcaagcgctgggccgtcttgttcacatgtttgagtattagagccgtacacatagaagtcattgagacaatggacacatccagcttcataaatgccttcagacgattcatttctctcagaggacatgtaaagcatatacgctctgacagaggatctaactttgtaggagcatgtggtgaactaaagattccctcaaatctggacattaaccaagtagaaagacgtctttcagaactaggttgtacgtggacctttaacccaccgcactcatctcatatgggaggtgtgtgggagcgcatgatcggcatcgctcgcagaatcctcgattccatctttctgcaacttggtccttcgaagctcactcatgagactctaacaaccttcatggccgaggtagtagctataatgaacgccagaccactggttcccatatccaatgaccctgatgacctatctctgctcaccccttcaactctcctcacccagaagtttaatgtgagtatgccgacttctggagagtttactacaaaagacttgtacaaatctcaatggaaaagagttcaaatgttagcagaccttttctggactaagtggagaaaacaatatctctctacattacagacaagagacaaatggcaagatagtagacccaacatgaaacctgggaatgtcgtcctagtgaagaacactcagtctaaaaggaacgagtggcctctaggattggtaaccaaggtcttcccaagtcaagacggacaggtcaggaaagtggaaatcaagattcccaagcaaagtggaaagctgtttcttagacctgcatctgaacttattctattgctctagtttaagtttgtggcattcccccggatgccagacggggagtgtcatgccttcatagaaatgcatataattattttattatgccaagtaataagattacatttagtaattgacattgatactgtccacttgtccagtgatatccaacagcgccatctgttgacaatgttgtcttactgcagttagtttaatgtttcactggttactgtgcaatgaaaattgtcctaccaaggcttatgtagttacccatcagaccttgcataggctctgccccttcttcttcagcagccatttcagttacatgaacacacacattctgcatgctgaatatctctccagatctctgctccttatgtttgcctctacatagcacagtcggtgagttatgatcccctggttagggctcatcaaaattataatgtagttggtctgttctgcaagtattatcctgtcattagctaatatgtattcgccatgtagtgcatttaccctgcatgtcctgtatcaaatggaatgctatgtaactcagatatgttgtatgttgtacttagtattttcatttatttcttgtagttttacactgatctcattaataaaagttgtaaaggacccccagcgtccgagtcaatgcattgatgggaaagagttaagctgtctgtcaactcgtcttccaacgcacagattgagggtgccagaacagtcaggtctcttctccttattcccagtgttggtgtatactggtcaggtctcttctacacgttcccagtgttggtgtatactggtcaggtctcttctccttattcccagtgttggtgtatactggtcaggtctcttctacacgttcccagtgttggtgtatactggtcaggtctcttctccttattcccagtgttggtgtatactggtcaggtctcttctacacgttcccagtgttggtgtatactggtcaggtctcttctccttattcccagtgttggtgtatactggtcaggtctcttctccatgttcccagtgttggtgtatactggtcaggtctcttctccatgttcccagtgttggtgtatactggtcaggtctcttctccatgttcccagtgttggtgtatactggtcaggtctcttctacacgttcccagtgttggtgtatactggtcaggtctcttctccttattcccagtgttggtgtatactggtcaggtctcttctacacgttcccagtgttggtgtatactggtcaggtctcttctccttattcccagtgttggtgtatactggtcaggtctcttctccatgttcccagtgttggtgtatactggtcaggtctcttctccatgttcccagtgttggtgtatactggtcaggtctcttctccatgttcccagtgttggtgtatactggtcaggtctcttctccacgttcccagtgttggtgtatactggtcaggtctcttctacacgttcccagtgttggtgtatactggtcaggtctcttctccttattcccagtgttggtgtatactggtcaggtctcttctacacgttcccagtgttggtgtatactggtcaggtctcttctccttattcccagtgttggtgtatactggtcaggtctcttctacacgttcccagtgttggtgtatactggtcaggtctcttctccttattcccagtgttggtgtatactggtcaggtctcttctccatgttcccagtgttggtgtatactggtcaggtctcttctccatgttcccagtgttggtgtatactggtcaggtctcttctacacgttcccagtgttggtgtatactggtcaggtctcttctccttattcccagtgttggtgtatactggtcaggtctcttctacacgttcccagtgttggtgtatactggtcaggtctcttctccttattcccagtgttggtgtatactggtcaggtctcttctccatgttcccagtgttggtgtatactggtcaggtctcttctccatgttcccagtgttggtgtatactggtcaggtctcttctccacgttcccagtgttggtgtatactggccaggtctcttctccacattcccagtgttggtgtatactggtcaggtctcttttccacgttcccagtgttggtgtatactggtcaggtgtcttcccCACGTTCCcgttgttggtgtatactggtcaggtctcttctccatgttcccagtgttggtgtatactggtcaggtctcttctacacgttcccagtgttggtgtatactggtcaggtctcttctccttattcccagtgttggtgtatactggtcaggtctcttctacacgttcccagtgttggtgtatactggtgaggtctcttctccttattcccagtgttggtgtatactggtcaggactcttctacacgttcccagtgttggtgtatagtggtcaggtctcttctacacgttcccagtgttggtgtatactggtcaggtctcttctacacgttcccagtgttggtgtatactggtcaggtctcttctccacgttcccagtgttggtgtatactggtcaggtctcttctccttattcccagtgttggtgtatactggtcaggtctcttctccacgttgccagtgttggtgtatagtggtcaggtctcttttccatgttcccagtgttggtgtatactggtcaggtctcttctccatgttcccagtgttggtgtatactggtcaggtctcttctccacgttcccagtgttggtgtatactggccaggtctcttctccacattcccagtgttggtgtatactggtcaggtctcttctccacgttcccagtgttggtgtatactggtcaggtgtcttcccCACGTTCCCgttgttggtgtatattggtcaggtctcttctccacgttcccagtgttggtgtatactggtcaggtgtcttcccCACGTTCCcgttgttggtgtatactggtcaggtctcttctccacgttcccagtgttggtgtatactggtcaggtctcttctccacgttcccagtgttggtgtatactggtcaggtctcttctccatgttcccagtgttggagtatactggtcaggtctcttctccacgttcccagtgttggtgtatactggtcaggtctcttctccacgttcccagtgttggtgtatactggtcaggtctcttctccacgttcccagtgttggtgtatactggtcaggtctcttctccatgttcccagtgttggtgtatactggtcaggtctcttctccatgttcccagtgttggtgtatattggtcaggtctcttctacacgttcccagtgttggtgtatactggtcaggtgtcttcccCACGTTCCcgttgttggtgtatactggtcaggtctcttctccacgttcccagtgttggtgtatactggtcaggtctcttctccacgttcccagtgttggtgtatactggtcaggtctcttctccatgttcccagtgttggagtatactggtcaggtctcttctccacgttcccagtgttggtgtatactggtcaggtctcttctccttattcccagtgttggtgtatactggtcaggtctcttctccacgttcccagtgttggtgtatactggtcaggtctcttctccacgttcccagtgttggtgtatactggtc
It encodes the following:
- the LOC142249657 gene encoding uncharacterized protein LOC142249657 — its product is MSDRGSEVYVTRSHVSSSASRKSVSSAAIATARAKAEAAKVRAAFAEQELKLKTEKARLEADLAKLAVDTEAAAAEAEVQALEEAARSDSKSFRLRLGPELSHRDISQRTSDYVLQHTASDDHLHSAPRERLNPAIQPSTFIQQTSHVKHEGNSVHLTPSVSPAPKFVDSYYTANRPKMEDPDGDYHSDNVFDGNNNSLGPHHSNMYQDHPLRNQELPDFLKFFARRELLTKGLLKFNDRPESYRAWRASFRNATAGLDISANEEIDLLVKWLGNESAEHAKRIRDISINHPSKGLCLLWERLDECYGSSERIEESLFKRLEDFPKISNKSFHMLRELSDLLVELQVAKFEGDLPGLASLDAARGIKPIVNKLPYSLQEKWLNRGSDYKQRHNVPFPPFHVFVDFVRQQAKIRNDPSFDLSTADPINSRTGKPAPVRNPRGSPITVHKTNVSATDSSRKTHSTTEPEGSLTIDPDKECPLHKRPHPLQQCRSFRGKSLKDRRIFLRENNICYRCCASTSHLARDCNASITCSECNSQEHSTALHPEPAPQNSTHIDRLTEHGGEETDSTPPEVSPQCTQICGEGLTNKSCSKICLVTVYPMGYREKAVKLYAILDDQSNRSLASSAFFDIFGIKGLSCSYSLKTCTGVSEESGRRATGYQIESLDGKTSLPLPTLIECNAIPNNREEIPTPEAALHHPHLRNIAHLIPALNSQAKLVLLLGRDIIRVHKVRKQINGPHNSPYAQKLDLGWVVIGDVCLGKVPKPNNIQSLYTNTLESGRPSFFLPCPNKFPVKENLTNSAHLDGGKDRYAMDELCDGDKDHLGCAVFQKTKEDYKRAHSIEDETFLEIMDQGFHKDENDSWVAPLPFKPQRPCLPNNKEMALKRLTYLKPSFSKKPEMEVHFFAFMDKIFKIPTDQNPADHATRAVSAPRLKDTNWLVRPAFLYQPVPTAHETHTHELFEPESDVELRPQVSTLSTTITNRHLDSRRFLRFSTCRSAYRALTCLIHVIRSFKNRQSRPAPCKGWHRCHKAYTVEELTQAKHAIICCVQHEAYTQTLESLRNHRSVPKDSPLKKLDPFVDTQGLLRVGGRISNAKLENDECTPIIVPHGHVAFLLVEHYHAQVRHQGRLITEGALREAGFWITGAKRLVSRVIFKCIICRKLRGSCQSQKMADLPADRLSTEPPFTNVGLDVFGPWSVVTRQTRGGHANSKRWAVLFTCLSIRAVHIEVIETMDTSSFINAFRRFISLRGHVKHIRSDRGSNFVGACGELKIPSNLDINQVERRLSELGCTWTFNPPHSSHMGGVWERMIGIARRILDSIFLQLGPSKLTHETLTTFMAEVVAIMNARPLVPISNDPDDLSLLTPSTLLTQKFNVSMPTSGEFTTKDLYKSQWKRVQMLADLFWTKWRKQYLSTLQTRDKWQDSRPNMKPGNVVLVKNTQSKRNEWPLGLVTKVFPSQDGQVRKVEIKIPKQSGKLFLRPASELILLL